AAGACTAACTATTAAAAGTCAAGAGGTAAAACGAAAAAAATATAAAGATTGATATTGATAAAAAGTGAATAAAAATAAGCATGATAAAAGACCCTAAACTTTAAGATTTTAAAAATAGGGTTAGTAAAGTTTTTGCTTTTCAAAAATTAGTTTGTAGTCAAGCAAAACTAATTTTTGACTCGATAAGGTTCATTTTTAGTTAAAACAGCAAAAATAATATGACAAAGCTTTCTAGCAACAGCATTAGTAGCAACTAGATGATGCTTTCCTTCCTTCATTTTCTTCTGATAATAATCAGAAAAAACTGGGTCACAAAATTCAGCCCTAAGAGCAGATTGAAATAAAGCACGTCTTAAATAAGGAGAACCTCTTTTAGCCATATGATTAGAAGTGGATTCAAATTCACCAGACTGAGAAACAGTGGAATCAAGACCAGCAAAAGCAACAAGTTTTGAAGGATTAGAAAATCTTTTAATATCTCCAATCTCACCTAATATTGTAGCAGCATTAACAGAACCAATGCCGGGAATAGTTATAATTGGAGAATTCAGTTTTTTAAGAAAAACCTCAATTTCATTCTCAACATCTAAAACTTGATTTTGAATAAATGAAATTTGCTGTATAAGCATTTTGATTTGAAGCGCAAAAGAATCCATGCAGAAATTAATACCAAAAGAAGTGGAAGCTTTCCTAGAAAGTTCTTCAAGTTTTCTTTTAGCGAATTTTTTCTTGGAAACATTGTTCAAGAAAGATTGTAGAACTTCTGAATTGATAGCCTCAAAATCTGATGGTGAAGAAAAATTTGAAAGTATTTCTTTAGATGTTTTACCAAAAATATTACTGAAGGAAGAAGCATATTCGGGGAAAACTTGGTCTAAAAGAGCAATGGTTTTTCTTTTAAGATCACCAATTGAAGAAATAAGGTACGACCTAAATCTGGAAAGATTTCTCAAAGATAAGTAGTCTTCATTAGAAAGTGATGTTTCAACGAAATCGCCGTATCTGAGAAGATCAGCTATTAAAAGAGAGTCGATAATATCTGTTTTTCTTTTTCTGATTTCTATACCTTGTCGCCAACCGTCAGTTTGGATAGGATTGATGACACGAACAGTGAAGTTCTTTTCACTAAGGTATGAGTATATACTTAGCCAATAATGACCAGTGGCTTCCATACCAATTTCAAGTTCATTTTTGAAAGGTTCTAATTTGCAGATTAAACTTTCAGCACCATCAATGGAATTTGAAAAAGAAAAAGCCTTAAAAACAACTTTTTTCTTAGAATCAAGTAAAGAAGCAACATGAGTATTTTTACCAATATCAATACCTAAATAAAACATTTGATACCTCACAAAAAATATATTTTAGATAGACACCTCAAAATCTAATAACGTTACAGCCTTATGAGAGATCCGAAGTACCCTGAAAGGGTCAACATCTAACTTATTCGTAAACAGTTAAAAGATTAGAGGACTCACTCTTTCAAGTACGAGATTAAATCTCAAGGAGAAAACGAGTACACTCTATCTAATAACAATATTATACAGTAAAACTGAATAATATTTAGTCGATAAAGGATTATAGGTTACCTTTAACAACCTAAATACATTATATAAGGAGAATGAAAAATGAAATTCACATTTTATTTAACTGAACAGGATTATTTAGATTTTAATATATTTGCAATGGAAAATTATAAATTTTACAAAAATCAAAAAAACTTTTTTCGAATTGTATTTGCTCTAATGCCTTTATTAATGGGTTTATACTTTTTTATTTTTGAAAAAAAGGAATTTATAATAGATGTAATAATGTTTATTATTATGATTGTGATATCAATTTTATTTTTTGTGTTTTTTCCAAAACTATTCGAAAAAATATCTCATATGAATGTAAAAAAAATTCTTTCTAAAGAAGGAAAAAATAATATTTTAGGGAAAAGGAATATAATATTTGAAGAAGATAAAATTCAGATTATAACAGAATATGATGAAAATACAATGATGTACAAAAAAATAACTGAAATAAAATGCTCTGATAAGGCAATATATCTATTTTTAGCACCGGGAATGGCTATAATATTACCTTTTAGAATTTTTCTATCTGAGGAAGAAAAAAAGGGTTTTATAAATTTTTTAGAAAGAAAATTAAAATAAAGAGTTTAAAGGAGGTATAAAAATGGTGGTACCTATTTATCCTATGCTGGCTGTGGTTGCTTTTCTACCACTTATAATCGTTATTCCTATATTTTTCTTAGTAAAAAGAACTATTCTTAAAAATGATGTGCCAACACATAATCCGGGACCAACACCTAAGAGATTAGTTGCCTTACTTATTTTATTAATAACATATACAGTCCCTGTTGTAATACTTTATAACTTTTTGATAAACAAAGTATGGTGGTAAAATTAGAAAAAGGAGTTATCCATGGCTGAGATAAAATTTAGATATAATAAACATTCGGAATCAATGCTTTATTTTACAGTTATTTCAAGCATAATTTTAGGATTTTTAATCTATGCTATGATTATTTATTATTCTGGAGTTATTAAAGGTCCGGAATATTTACCCGCATATTTGAAAAAACATAAAAAATATATTATATATATGATATTTGGATTGATTCCATTTTGTATGTTAGTTCCGGCTTGGTTTGCAGCCAAGTGGTGGGGAAGCAAAGAAGAAGAAGGAAGCCTTAGACTTTATGATGATTTTGCAATTTTATACTGGAATGGACAAGAAATAAAGATTAATAAGGGAGAATTGAGTATAGAATTTATGTCACCTCGTTTGAAGTGGTATGTTCTCTATATACTGAATACACAGAAGAGGAAGA
The Fusobacterium russii ATCC 25533 genome window above contains:
- a CDS encoding YcxB family protein, with protein sequence MNVKKILSKEGKNNILGKRNIIFEEDKIQIITEYDENTMMYKKITEIKCSDKAIYLFLAPGMAIILPFRIFLSEEEKKGFINFLERKLK
- a CDS encoding IS110 family transposase; amino-acid sequence: MFYLGIDIGKNTHVASLLDSKKKVVFKAFSFSNSIDGAESLICKLEPFKNELEIGMEATGHYWLSIYSYLSEKNFTVRVINPIQTDGWRQGIEIRKRKTDIIDSLLIADLLRYGDFVETSLSNEDYLSLRNLSRFRSYLISSIGDLKRKTIALLDQVFPEYASSFSNIFGKTSKEILSNFSSPSDFEAINSEVLQSFLNNVSKKKFAKRKLEELSRKASTSFGINFCMDSFALQIKMLIQQISFIQNQVLDVENEIEVFLKKLNSPIITIPGIGSVNAATILGEIGDIKRFSNPSKLVAFAGLDSTVSQSGEFESTSNHMAKRGSPYLRRALFQSALRAEFCDPVFSDYYQKKMKEGKHHLVATNAVARKLCHIIFAVLTKNEPYRVKN